The sequence GGAGAAATCTACCAGCTTTTTGTTCTTTGTTTTTGAGTTAAATTTTTGATAATTAAAAGCAATAAAATTTTCATTCTTTGTTACTTTTGCTTAAAACTATAACTAATGATCCTTCGTTTTGTAATTCTGTGTGCCCTTTTTCTGCTTATTGAATTTTATTCCTACCAAGCCTTTCGTACTTTAATAAAAACGAGATGGATTTTAATAAGCTACCAGATAATAAGTTTCTTGCTTTTAGCATTTATCATATATTCTTTTACTCAGTTTGACCGCTCAGTAGGGCAAACCAAGCAAACCATGTTTACAATGGGGCTAATGTTATTGGTTTATGTTCCAAAAATCGTTCTTACTTTAGTAATGTTTGGTGAAGACATTTTTAGAATTGGTGCAAGCCTTTTGAATTATTTCATGTATAATGCACCTAGAAAAGAAATAATGCCAGATCGAAGAAAATTCATTAGCCAAATTGCTTTAGGTTTGGCAGCTGTGCCTTTTTTGTCTTTGATTTACGGAATTTTTGAAGGAAAATATAATTTCAAAGTAATCAAACAGACTGTCTTTTTTCCAGATTTGCCAGATGCTTTTGATGGATTTAGAATTACACAAATTTCAGATGTTCATAGTGGCAGTTTTGATAATCCCGAAAAGATAAATTACGCCATCGATTTGATCAATGAACAAGAGGCTGATATGATTTTGTTTACGGGTGATATCGTAAATACACATGCAAAAGAAATGCATCCGTGGTTGGATACTTTTAGCCGAATCAAAGATTATAAGTATGGAAAATTTTCTGTTTTAGGAAATCACGATTATGGCGAATATGTGACTTGGCCATCTGAAAAAGACAAGGAAGAAAATTTTCAAGAAATCAAAAAACTTTACGGCCAAATTGGTTTTAAATTGATGCTGAACGAGCATACGTATATTCAGAAAGGCGATGATAAAATCGCTTTGATTGGAGTGGAGAACTGGGGAGTTAATTTTAAAAAGGCTGGAGATTTAAATAAAGCCTCTGAAAATGTTGCTAAAGAAGATTTTAAAGTTTTAATGAGCCACGATCCAAGTCATTGGGATGCCGAAATTAAAGATCATCCTAAGAACTTTCATTTGACATTGGCAGGACATACACACGGAATGCAGTTTGGAATTGAGATTCCGGGTTATTTTAAATGGAGTTTAGCACAATATATTTACAAACAATGGGCAGGTTTGTACGAAACTGCCGGAAGATACGTTTATGTTAACCGTGGATTTGGTTTTCATGCTTATCCAGGACGAGTTGGAATTATGCCTGAAATAACAGTGATTGAACTAAAAAAGGGCAAGAATGTGGCTTAATTCGTTAAAAATGCTACATTTGTAGAATATTTGCCTCTTTGTAGTAAATTAAAAAATTTAAATTTTTGGTTTTATGTCAAAATTTGGAGAACTAATAAATGCTCAAGTCCCTGTGTTGATTGACTTTTACACAGATTGGAATGAATCGTCAGTATCTATGCATCCTGTAATTAAGGACGTTGCGGCTGCACTTGGTGATAAGGCCAAAGTAATCAAAATTGATGTAGATAAGAATCAAGAACTAGCTGAGGCTCTTCGTATTAAAGGCCTTCCGACGCTAATGATTTATAAAGAGGGACAAATGATCTGGAGGCAGTCAGGCGAGCTTGATGCAAATACAATTATAGGAATTGTTCAAGAACAGTTCAACCAATAATACAAAACTTTTGTGATGTTGTTTTAGTGAATAACATCAAACGCATACCCATTTTCTTTTAAAAAATGTAATGTTTTTGGCAATGCAAATTTTAAATTTTGCGATGCTTTTATACTGTCATGAAAAACAATTACACTTCCTGAAGTTACGTTTTTAGTCACATTTTCAAGACATTTTTCTGGCGTAATCGATTGGTCAAAATCGGCGCTTAAAACATCCCACATTACTATTTTGTAGCCCAAGCCACGCAATATTTTAGATTGTGCTTTTTTGATTTTTCCATAAGGAGGACGAAACAGTAAACTGTTTAGTTTTTTTTCATTGGCTAAAATCGAAGCGCAGGTTTTAACGTTTTCGATATATTCGTTTGTTTGGCTTTTCCATCCATTTATATGGTTCATGGTATGGTTGCCAATGGCATGTCCCTCGGCAATTAATCTTTCGAACAAGTTGGCATTTGCATTTATATTTTTTCCAATACAGAAGAAAGTAGCTTTGGCATCAAATTTTTTCAATTCAGACAAAACCCAATCTGTAATTTCTGGAGTAGGGCCATCATCAAAAGTGAGGTATATTTTCTTTTCCTTGTTTGGAATATCCCAACAATACTTAGAAAACACCGTTTTTATAAATGAATTAGTTTTGACCCAATAAAAGCTCATTTTTGAATGGATTTACAGATACTGTAAAATTAAAAAATGCAGTGCTATTTATCTAACAGCACTGCATTTTTTTAATCAGTATATTTTTCGTATATTATTATTCTTTTTCGCGTCCGAAACGTTCGAATACATTTACGTATGTGTTAAAAGTCTTTTTGTGTTTTTCGTAGAATGCTTTGTCGTTATTGCGATCCATTACTTGTAAAAGACTTCTGTAACGCTCAATATCAGTAATAATATCTATAGCAAGGTCAGTTTGGTCTCCAGGAGGCAATGTTGCGTAATAGTTTAGGTTTTCATTGTATTTTTTAACCAATCTGTTAAGCAATTCTCGCGCTTTTGCAGTTTCTCCAACTTTGTAATATCCGTTTGTAAAAGGCTCAACTAATGAATAATATCCAAATTTGTCCAAAGGCATTTTTGTCATTGCTAAATTGATTACGTTTTTAGCTTTGTCAATTTTGCCTTCTGCAATAAGCTGATCCATTAAACGAGATAAATTGGTGCGGTAGGTAATACTGTTTCTTCTGGTTTCAGGATCGTGATAAATTTTATCACTTTCGCTGTTGCCCCAATCCCATTTCATTACGATATCATACATTTTATCGGCGTCAATTTGCCCCATATCCATTGGTCCGCCATCTTTTGATGGAACATTTCTGATAGGAACTAATTTGTAAACCATTCCGTCTAACTGCAAATAGTTTTTCAGCCATAAGTAATCTTCATCATCAAAAGCGCCACCACTAAAGTAAATTGGACGTTTCCAGTTGTTGTTAGCCAAGATGTCAAGCATCATTAAGCGGTTTTTGTATATCGCGCTTCCTTTGATGTCAATATCCAAATAAGGAACAATTGAGTCATTGTATTTAGGATTGATAACCTTGTTTTTGATGATAGCATCTTTGTCAACAGGAACTCTGATTTTGTTTGTTGGGTAAAAGTGGATTGTTTGTCCATTTTGAAGACCAACAGTTGATTTAGGATTTTTGATAAAATCGATAAAATCATTGATGTTCCAACGTGTGTCAATTTTTTGGATAAAAGCTACATAATCCAGCTTATCTCCCACATAATCATCATGAGTAAATGATATCGGCAGTGGGTTTGATTCATAAGCTTTGGCTTTCATTTGATCAATGTACCAATCGGTCATGAACAAGCTTGTATTTACGATTTTGACATCGGTTCTAAAATGCTCAATTTCCTGAGCGTACCATAGTGGGAATGTATCGTTGTCACCAATGGTGAATAAGATTGCATCCTTGTCACATGAGCTCAAATAAGCTTTTGCCATTGCAACAGCTGTGTATCTTCCAGATCTGTCGTGGTCATCCCAGTTTTGAGAAGCCATTAAAATTGGAGCAGCTAATAAACTTCCTGCTATAATTACTGGTCCTGCAATTTTTGGAGCAATATATTTCTGGATGCTTTCATATAAGGAATAAACTCCAAAGCCAATCCAGATAGCAAAGACATAAAATGATCCTACAAGTGCATAATCTCTCTCACGAGGCTCAAAAGGTCTTTCGTTCAAATAAATTTTTAATGCAATTCCGGTGAATAAGAATAATGCCAGAAGCACATAAAAACTCTTAAGATCTTTGTTTGCATGATACATTATTCCGATAAGTCCTAAGATGAAAGGAAGGAAATAATAAACATTACGTCCTTTGTTGTTTAAAACATCTGAAGGTAGATTTTCCTGTGAACCCAAATGCAATGAGTCAAGAGGCCTGATGCCGCTGATCCAGTTTCCGTCAAGATTGTCGTATTTTCCTTGAACATCGCTTTGGCGTCCAACAAAATTCCACATTAAATATCTCCAGTACATGTATCCGAATTGGTATTCGAACATGAAAGCGAAGTTGTCAGTCGCAGATGGTTTTTCGATAATTAAATAATCTTTATAGCTATTTAGGAATTTTACATAACCTTCATTGTCAATTTGTTTTTGGGCATAAGCTTTTCTGAATTCAGAAACTGTTTTTTCAACTTCGTTTCTTAATTGAGCAGTCGCTTTGTTGTATTCATCTTCACTTAACTGGCTTGCATCAATTCCGTATTTTGCTAAATCTTCCTCATAATTGTAATTCGGATTGATTTTGAATTTAGGCGGATTTGTGAAGTTGATATAGTTTTGAATATGAGCAGTTTCAGTGCTCCACATTCTTGGCAGAATCGTTTTTTGATTGTCGTCAGAATTTTGATCTGCGTTTTTGTAATTGTTGGTAATAATGTATTTACCAGTTTTATAATCTCTTTCGTAGTTTGGTTTTTTGTCTAAATAAGGCGTTTTTTCATCAAGACCAGCAAAAACTTCGGTATATTGAGGACCATAGAATAAAGGATTTACACCATATTGTTCACGATTGTAATAAGCTAAAACCTCAATAGCGTCTGATGGTTTGTTTTCGTTGATTACCGTATTTGCATTCGCACGAACCGGAAGCATCATCCAAGTTGAAAAACCAATTAGGATAAATAAAATACAAAGGATAATTGTGTTATAAAAAATAAGTCCTTTTCGTTTGGTGAATTTTAATCCGAAATAAAAGAAAGCTACAAATAAAAGTGCAACAAAAATGGTTCCTGAATTAAAAGGTAATCCCACGCTGTTTACCATGAAGATTTCAGTTTTTCCGAAGAAAGCCATCGTTAAAGGCAAAAGCAATTTGAAAATGAACAACAAAATTCCAATTACAACTACATTAGCAATTAGGAAATTTTTAATAGTAACTTTTTCGTAGTGTTTGAAATAGTAAAGAAAACCTATCGACGGGATTGTCAATAATGCCATGAAGTGAACACCAAATGAAAGTCCGACAACTAATGAAATAATCAAAAGCCATTTGTTTCCTTTTGGTTTGTCCATGTCTTGTTCCCAACGAAGACCAAGCCAGAAAAGCAACGCAATTAATAAAGATGCCATTGCATAAACTTCTGCTTCAACTGCATTGAACCAAAAACTGTCTGAAAAAGTGTAAGCAAGAGCG comes from Flavobacterium sp. KACC 22761 and encodes:
- a CDS encoding metallophosphoesterase, with the translated sequence MILRFVILCALFLLIEFYSYQAFRTLIKTRWILISYQIISFLLLAFIIYSFTQFDRSVGQTKQTMFTMGLMLLVYVPKIVLTLVMFGEDIFRIGASLLNYFMYNAPRKEIMPDRRKFISQIALGLAAVPFLSLIYGIFEGKYNFKVIKQTVFFPDLPDAFDGFRITQISDVHSGSFDNPEKINYAIDLINEQEADMILFTGDIVNTHAKEMHPWLDTFSRIKDYKYGKFSVLGNHDYGEYVTWPSEKDKEENFQEIKKLYGQIGFKLMLNEHTYIQKGDDKIALIGVENWGVNFKKAGDLNKASENVAKEDFKVLMSHDPSHWDAEIKDHPKNFHLTLAGHTHGMQFGIEIPGYFKWSLAQYIYKQWAGLYETAGRYVYVNRGFGFHAYPGRVGIMPEITVIELKKGKNVA
- a CDS encoding thioredoxin family protein, giving the protein MSKFGELINAQVPVLIDFYTDWNESSVSMHPVIKDVAAALGDKAKVIKIDVDKNQELAEALRIKGLPTLMIYKEGQMIWRQSGELDANTIIGIVQEQFNQ
- a CDS encoding polysaccharide deacetylase family protein: MSFYWVKTNSFIKTVFSKYCWDIPNKEKKIYLTFDDGPTPEITDWVLSELKKFDAKATFFCIGKNINANANLFERLIAEGHAIGNHTMNHINGWKSQTNEYIENVKTCASILANEKKLNSLLFRPPYGKIKKAQSKILRGLGYKIVMWDVLSADFDQSITPEKCLENVTKNVTSGSVIVFHDSIKASQNLKFALPKTLHFLKENGYAFDVIH
- a CDS encoding DUF2723 domain-containing protein, giving the protein MAQFNFNKWNTIIGWFAFAIALITYTLTVEPTMSFWDCGEYIATAAKLEVGHPPGAPLFQMMGAFFAMFAIDAQHVAVMVNMMSVFSSAFTILFMFWSSSMILKKIVARFAEIDQNNSVVILGSSFVGALAYTFSDSFWFNAVEAEVYAMASLLIALLFWLGLRWEQDMDKPKGNKWLLIISLVVGLSFGVHFMALLTIPSIGFLYYFKHYEKVTIKNFLIANVVVIGILLFIFKLLLPLTMAFFGKTEIFMVNSVGLPFNSGTIFVALLFVAFFYFGLKFTKRKGLIFYNTIILCILFILIGFSTWMMLPVRANANTVINENKPSDAIEVLAYYNREQYGVNPLFYGPQYTEVFAGLDEKTPYLDKKPNYERDYKTGKYIITNNYKNADQNSDDNQKTILPRMWSTETAHIQNYINFTNPPKFKINPNYNYEEDLAKYGIDASQLSEDEYNKATAQLRNEVEKTVSEFRKAYAQKQIDNEGYVKFLNSYKDYLIIEKPSATDNFAFMFEYQFGYMYWRYLMWNFVGRQSDVQGKYDNLDGNWISGIRPLDSLHLGSQENLPSDVLNNKGRNVYYFLPFILGLIGIMYHANKDLKSFYVLLALFLFTGIALKIYLNERPFEPRERDYALVGSFYVFAIWIGFGVYSLYESIQKYIAPKIAGPVIIAGSLLAAPILMASQNWDDHDRSGRYTAVAMAKAYLSSCDKDAILFTIGDNDTFPLWYAQEIEHFRTDVKIVNTSLFMTDWYIDQMKAKAYESNPLPISFTHDDYVGDKLDYVAFIQKIDTRWNINDFIDFIKNPKSTVGLQNGQTIHFYPTNKIRVPVDKDAIIKNKVINPKYNDSIVPYLDIDIKGSAIYKNRLMMLDILANNNWKRPIYFSGGAFDDEDYLWLKNYLQLDGMVYKLVPIRNVPSKDGGPMDMGQIDADKMYDIVMKWDWGNSESDKIYHDPETRRNSITYRTNLSRLMDQLIAEGKIDKAKNVINLAMTKMPLDKFGYYSLVEPFTNGYYKVGETAKARELLNRLVKKYNENLNYYATLPPGDQTDLAIDIITDIERYRSLLQVMDRNNDKAFYEKHKKTFNTYVNVFERFGREKE